A region of Desulfolithobacter dissulfuricans DNA encodes the following proteins:
- a CDS encoding DUF2065 domain-containing protein has product MKLLVTLIGLILILEGLPYVASPEAMQSWLKQLTEMRPEQLRFMGILAMAIGFFLCFLAQRSGLLG; this is encoded by the coding sequence ATGAAATTACTCGTAACTCTTATCGGCCTGATTCTTATCCTGGAAGGACTGCCCTACGTTGCCTCGCCCGAGGCCATGCAGAGCTGGCTCAAACAGCTCACCGAGATGCGTCCGGAACAGCTGCGGTTCATGGGGATCCTTGCCATGGCCATTGGTTTTTTCCTCTGCTTTCTGGCCCAGCGTTCCGGCCTGCTTGGGTGA
- the mgtE gene encoding magnesium transporter, with protein MEKSPKREMIGTEGRVLFETLRRLHRKGAVGNIRKLIFKTHPADLAWVFRSLTPIERKDIFEIIAQTELVADFLSELDTSIMVELVEDLSPEFMAKVVTRMASDDAADLLEALPNDIAVEIRRHMQVDDRHEVEELLKYDPETAGGLMSTDFMYLDEDLTVEEAIRKVQKRSEEKEMVFYLYITHGDGQLSGVLSLRELLLHPPHRKLKNIMNRNVISVTTDTDQEEVAHVVSQYNLLAVPVVDATYKLVGIVTVDDVIDVIREEATEDFLQMAGAGREREILLKPLYQKILLRAPWLFASWIGGVTAMFIINSFQYELQKVLALASFIPIIAGMGGNIATQSSTIVVRGLATGRINMQHFFPVVIKEFLVGIVLGAVFGTLLGFLAHFKYADPLYLGVVVGISVFAVMTMAATVGTIVPLILKRLNIDAAIATGPFITTSIDILGVSLFFMVAKTLLEL; from the coding sequence ATGGAAAAATCACCAAAACGCGAAATGATAGGCACCGAGGGGAGGGTGCTCTTCGAAACTCTGCGGCGTCTGCACCGCAAGGGAGCTGTCGGCAATATCAGGAAACTGATTTTCAAAACCCATCCCGCCGATCTTGCCTGGGTCTTCAGGTCGCTCACCCCCATCGAGCGCAAGGATATCTTCGAGATCATTGCCCAGACCGAGCTGGTTGCCGATTTCCTCTCCGAGCTCGACACCTCGATCATGGTCGAACTGGTGGAAGACCTCTCGCCCGAGTTCATGGCCAAGGTGGTCACCAGGATGGCCTCGGATGACGCGGCCGACCTGCTCGAAGCCCTGCCCAACGATATCGCGGTGGAAATCCGGCGGCACATGCAGGTGGACGACCGGCATGAAGTGGAGGAGCTGCTCAAGTACGATCCCGAGACCGCCGGTGGTCTCATGTCCACCGATTTCATGTACCTGGATGAGGATCTCACTGTCGAAGAGGCGATCAGAAAGGTCCAGAAACGCAGCGAAGAAAAAGAGATGGTCTTCTATCTCTACATCACCCACGGCGACGGTCAGCTCTCCGGAGTGCTCTCTCTGCGGGAACTGCTCCTCCACCCGCCCCACCGCAAGCTCAAGAACATCATGAACCGCAACGTCATCTCGGTCACCACGGATACCGACCAGGAAGAGGTTGCCCACGTGGTTTCCCAGTATAATCTTCTGGCGGTTCCCGTTGTCGATGCCACCTACAAGCTGGTCGGTATCGTCACGGTCGATGACGTCATCGATGTTATCCGCGAAGAGGCCACCGAGGATTTCCTGCAGATGGCCGGTGCCGGCCGGGAGCGGGAGATTCTGCTCAAACCCCTGTACCAGAAGATTCTTCTCCGGGCGCCGTGGCTGTTCGCTTCCTGGATCGGCGGGGTTACGGCTATGTTCATCATCAACTCCTTTCAGTATGAACTGCAGAAGGTACTGGCCCTGGCTTCGTTCATCCCGATAATCGCCGGCATGGGCGGCAACATCGCCACCCAGTCCTCCACCATTGTCGTCCGGGGGCTGGCCACCGGCCGGATCAACATGCAGCATTTTTTTCCCGTGGTTATCAAGGAGTTCCTGGTCGGTATCGTCCTCGGGGCGGTGTTCGGCACTCTGCTCGGGTTTCTCGCCCATTTCAAGTATGCCGATCCGCTCTATCTCGGGGTTGTGGTGGGGATCTCGGTTTTTGCGGTCATGACCATGGCCGCCACCGTGGGTACCATTGTCCCGCTGATACTCAAACGGCTCAACATCGACGCGGCCATAGCCACCGGCCCCTTTATAACCACCTCGATCGATATACTTGGTGTATCGTTATTCTTCATGGTGGCAAAGACATTGCTGGAGCTATAG
- a CDS encoding S1C family serine protease, with protein MRWRAAGSNRGRVHPALLLVIVLIGGWLVYQGLQRPGLDPNATPRVVAARGDLAEDEKNTIEIFQNASPSVVYITTLAVRRGIFSLNVYEIPQGTGSGFIWDNEGRIVTNFHVIKDASRIEVTLADHSTWKAVLVGAAPDRDLAVLQISAPSSKLIPIPIGESRNLLVGQKVFAIGNPFGLDQTLTTGVVSALGREITSVTGRTIHDVIQTDAAINPGNSGGPLLDSAGRLIGVNTAIYSPSGASSGIGFAVPVDEVNKVVPQVIRTGRMIRPGLGVALANPRLTRSIVDKGLLIMKVMPGSNADKAGLRGTRQVQGGFVLGDIIVGINGRPVNDYNSLRDELERYDVGDTVTLNILRDGQPMDVDVVLEAME; from the coding sequence TTGAGATGGCGCGCTGCTGGTTCGAACAGAGGAAGAGTCCATCCGGCCCTGCTGCTGGTTATTGTCCTGATCGGCGGCTGGCTGGTCTATCAGGGATTGCAGCGGCCGGGGCTTGATCCCAACGCGACCCCGCGGGTGGTGGCGGCCCGGGGCGACCTGGCCGAAGACGAAAAAAACACCATCGAGATTTTCCAGAATGCCTCTCCATCGGTGGTCTACATAACCACCCTCGCCGTCCGGCGGGGTATCTTCTCCCTCAACGTCTATGAAATTCCCCAGGGTACCGGTTCCGGATTCATCTGGGACAACGAGGGGCGGATTGTCACCAATTTCCATGTCATCAAGGATGCCAGCCGGATTGAGGTCACCCTGGCCGACCATTCCACCTGGAAGGCGGTCCTGGTGGGTGCGGCTCCGGACCGGGACCTGGCTGTTCTGCAGATTTCGGCCCCTTCCTCCAAGCTCATCCCCATCCCCATCGGTGAATCCCGTAACCTGCTGGTGGGGCAGAAGGTCTTTGCCATCGGTAATCCCTTCGGCCTGGACCAGACCCTGACCACCGGCGTGGTCTCCGCCCTTGGCCGGGAGATCACCTCGGTCACCGGCCGGACCATCCACGATGTGATCCAGACCGATGCGGCCATCAACCCCGGCAACTCTGGCGGACCGCTGCTGGACAGCGCCGGCCGGCTCATCGGCGTCAATACCGCCATCTACTCCCCGTCCGGTGCCAGTTCGGGTATCGGTTTTGCCGTACCCGTGGACGAGGTGAACAAGGTGGTGCCCCAGGTTATCCGTACCGGTCGAATGATCCGCCCGGGCCTGGGTGTCGCCCTGGCCAATCCGCGGTTGACCAGGAGCATCGTCGACAAGGGACTGCTGATCATGAAGGTCATGCCCGGCTCCAACGCGGACAAGGCCGGGCTGCGCGGAACGAGGCAGGTGCAGGGCGGCTTTGTCCTAGGTGATATCATCGTCGGGATCAACGGCCGGCCGGTCAACGATTACAACAGCCTCCGGGACGAACTGGAGCGCTATGACGTGGGCGACACGGTGACGCTCAATATCCTGCGCGACGGCCAGCCCATGGATGTGGATGTGGTCCTCGAGGCCATGGAGTAA
- a CDS encoding CNNM domain-containing protein, which translates to MLIELVVAVSLAITISAMCSVFEAVLYSLPLSHVELIAKTHPRSASTLRKLKQNIDQPITAILTLNTIANTTGAAVAGAAAAAVLGEQNVFWFSIFFTLSILFLSEILPKTIGVEFNRNLAPYIATPLHWMVIVLQPIILVCQAVTRLIPKRSTSQVSAEELRTIARLSRKSGEIEVEQEKVIINILQLGEKTVRQVMTPRTVTFALSKDMTVGEAAKLKDKWRMHSRVPVYDKDFDDVVGIVLSKDVYMAAAENRYNLKLAKIMHPVHFVPETAPLNRVFIDFFERHQHLFVVVDEYGSVTGVISMEDIIEEIIGREIVDESDKTKDMRELARIKTGRKRRT; encoded by the coding sequence TTGCTCATAGAACTCGTTGTGGCTGTCAGCCTGGCCATCACCATCTCCGCCATGTGCTCGGTCTTCGAGGCAGTGCTCTATTCCCTGCCGCTCAGTCATGTGGAACTCATCGCCAAGACCCATCCACGCAGCGCCAGTACACTAAGGAAGCTGAAGCAGAACATAGACCAGCCCATCACCGCCATCCTCACCTTAAACACCATCGCCAACACCACCGGCGCGGCCGTGGCCGGGGCTGCGGCCGCCGCGGTCCTCGGGGAACAGAACGTCTTCTGGTTTTCGATCTTCTTCACCCTGTCCATTCTCTTTCTTTCGGAGATTCTTCCCAAGACCATCGGGGTCGAGTTCAACCGCAACCTGGCTCCCTATATCGCCACGCCCCTGCACTGGATGGTCATTGTTCTGCAGCCCATCATCCTGGTCTGTCAGGCGGTGACCCGGCTCATCCCCAAACGGTCCACCAGCCAGGTTTCTGCCGAGGAGCTGCGGACCATCGCCCGTCTGAGCCGCAAATCCGGTGAAATCGAGGTAGAACAGGAAAAGGTGATCATCAACATCCTTCAACTCGGGGAAAAGACAGTGCGCCAGGTCATGACCCCGCGCACTGTCACCTTTGCGCTGAGCAAGGACATGACCGTGGGCGAGGCAGCCAAGCTCAAAGATAAATGGCGCATGCACAGCCGGGTACCGGTCTATGACAAGGATTTCGATGATGTGGTCGGCATTGTCCTGAGCAAGGATGTCTACATGGCGGCGGCGGAAAACCGTTACAACCTCAAACTCGCCAAGATCATGCACCCGGTCCATTTCGTTCCGGAAACCGCGCCGCTCAACCGGGTGTTCATCGATTTTTTTGAACGGCACCAGCATCTCTTCGTGGTGGTGGACGAGTATGGCTCTGTCACCGGTGTGATCAGCATGGAGGATATCATCGAGGAGATCATTGGCCGGGAGATCGTTGACGAGTCGGACAAGACCAAGGATATGCGGGAGCTGGCCAGAATCAAGACCGGGCGCAAACGCCGGACCTGA
- a CDS encoding leucyl aminopeptidase — translation MIQTTSREPRSLSSDILVYFAAETGKKTPDCADPDIRKILRVPWKNGDFSGKEGQVFLIYPSMAAGLHKKDIRAGRILLVGLGKPEKLDSARREQLRLAAGTAARKGIDLKAKEMVVVLPDSVDLPSRQMAECVTEGLILGNYRFDKYKTKSEDEDGTGAVERFILHPGSHGESAVRKGMTRGRHAALAACTTRDMANEPGNGWTPERFALYGNRLAREYGLRCQVLDKQEMEKLGMGGILAVNQGSATPPRLVILEYRTRKKNPTLMLVGKGLTFDSGGVSLKPASGMEEMKYDMCGGAAVMAAMEAIAQEKPAGINVVALVPATDNMPSGTATKPGDIITHYNGKTSEIINTDAEGRLILADALAYGVEKFRPDGVVDLATLTGAVIIGLGHHHTGLLANNDQLAGQLLRAGELAGEPLWRLPLGREYRKQLKSEVADLKNTGGRPAGTITAACYLEEFVGEVPWAHLDIAGTAWNFTEKSYIPKGPSGIGTRTIINLVLHWKNLGQPGGGKD, via the coding sequence ATGATACAGACGACATCCCGTGAGCCCCGTTCTCTCTCCTCGGACATCCTGGTCTATTTTGCCGCTGAAACCGGCAAAAAAACCCCAGACTGCGCTGATCCCGATATCCGCAAAATCCTGAGGGTTCCCTGGAAAAATGGTGACTTCAGTGGCAAAGAGGGGCAGGTGTTTTTGATCTATCCATCCATGGCCGCCGGGTTGCACAAAAAGGACATCAGGGCAGGCCGGATCCTGCTGGTTGGACTGGGAAAACCGGAAAAGCTGGACAGCGCCAGACGCGAACAGCTCCGGCTGGCTGCCGGTACGGCCGCCCGGAAAGGGATCGATCTCAAGGCAAAGGAAATGGTGGTGGTTCTGCCCGACTCGGTGGACCTGCCATCGCGCCAGATGGCGGAATGCGTGACCGAGGGCCTGATCCTTGGCAACTACCGGTTCGACAAGTACAAGACCAAATCCGAAGATGAGGATGGTACCGGGGCGGTGGAACGGTTCATTCTCCATCCGGGCTCCCATGGTGAGTCGGCGGTCCGCAAAGGTATGACCCGGGGCCGTCATGCAGCGCTGGCCGCCTGCACGACCCGGGACATGGCCAATGAGCCTGGCAATGGCTGGACCCCGGAGAGGTTTGCCCTCTATGGCAACCGTCTTGCCAGGGAATACGGGTTGCGGTGTCAGGTGCTCGACAAACAGGAGATGGAGAAACTCGGCATGGGCGGTATCCTGGCCGTCAATCAGGGTTCGGCCACGCCGCCCAGACTGGTTATCCTTGAATACCGGACCAGGAAAAAAAATCCCACCCTCATGCTGGTCGGCAAGGGGTTGACCTTTGATTCCGGCGGGGTCAGCCTGAAACCGGCTTCCGGCATGGAGGAGATGAAATATGACATGTGCGGCGGGGCGGCGGTGATGGCGGCCATGGAGGCCATTGCTCAGGAAAAACCGGCAGGGATCAACGTGGTTGCTCTGGTTCCAGCCACCGACAACATGCCCAGCGGCACGGCCACCAAGCCAGGTGATATTATCACCCATTACAACGGCAAGACCAGCGAGATAATAAACACCGATGCCGAAGGGCGGCTGATCCTGGCCGATGCCCTGGCCTACGGGGTGGAAAAATTCAGGCCCGACGGGGTGGTGGACCTGGCAACCCTGACCGGCGCGGTCATTATCGGCCTTGGTCATCACCACACCGGCCTGCTGGCCAATAACGACCAGCTGGCCGGGCAGCTGCTGAGGGCAGGCGAGCTTGCCGGTGAACCCCTGTGGCGGCTGCCCCTGGGCAGGGAGTATCGCAAGCAGCTCAAATCCGAGGTGGCGGATCTGAAAAATACCGGCGGTCGACCCGCAGGAACCATCACCGCGGCCTGCTACCTGGAGGAATTTGTCGGAGAAGTTCCATGGGCCCATCTTGATATCGCCGGAACAGCCTGGAATTTCACCGAAAAATCCTATATCCCGAAAGGGCCGTCCGGGATCGGCACCCGGACGATTATCAACCTGGTGCTGCACTGGAAAAATCTCGGTCAGCCAGGGGGTGGGAAAGATTGA
- the fbp gene encoding class 1 fructose-bisphosphatase has protein sequence MAKRIGITVSRQLMDCQKLHPEATGELTGLLSELIVAAKIISAEVNMAGLADILGQSGKTNVQGEDVQKLDEFANSTIKRRMEQCGYICVMASEEEDGIIPVLDGYEGKYSLAFDPLDGSSNIDVNVSIGTIFSIHRRLSDGKQGTEEDLLQKGRVQVAAGYIIYGSSTMLVYTTGDGVHGFTLDPSVGEFFLSHPDIRIPSRAKYYSVNEAYTNYWHEPTRRYIDYVKTIDKESGRPYSLRYIGSLVADFHRNLISGGIFLYPRDKKSTDKPEGKLRLLYEAAPMAMIVEQAGGRAITDDGRDILDIQPTGLHQRVPLIIGSKEDVDLAEKFFTGKMD, from the coding sequence ATGGCGAAACGTATAGGTATTACCGTATCCAGACAGCTTATGGATTGCCAGAAACTGCACCCGGAGGCAACCGGTGAACTGACAGGTCTGCTCAGTGAACTGATTGTCGCGGCCAAGATCATCTCCGCCGAGGTCAACATGGCGGGGCTGGCCGATATTCTGGGGCAGTCGGGCAAGACCAATGTTCAGGGCGAAGATGTGCAGAAACTTGACGAGTTCGCCAACTCCACCATCAAACGGCGCATGGAGCAGTGCGGCTATATCTGCGTGATGGCCTCGGAGGAGGAGGACGGTATCATCCCGGTACTCGATGGCTACGAGGGTAAGTATTCCCTGGCCTTTGATCCGCTGGACGGCTCGTCCAATATCGATGTCAATGTCTCCATCGGGACGATTTTTTCCATCCACCGCCGTCTCAGCGACGGCAAACAGGGCACTGAGGAGGACCTGCTGCAGAAGGGCAGGGTGCAGGTCGCGGCCGGCTATATCATCTACGGCTCCTCCACCATGCTGGTCTACACCACCGGCGACGGTGTGCACGGCTTTACCCTGGACCCGAGCGTGGGCGAGTTCTTCCTCTCCCACCCCGATATCAGGATCCCCTCCCGGGCCAAATACTATTCGGTCAACGAGGCCTACACCAACTACTGGCACGAACCGACCCGCCGCTACATCGACTACGTCAAGACCATCGACAAGGAGTCCGGCCGGCCCTACAGCCTGCGCTATATCGGTTCCCTGGTGGCCGATTTCCACCGCAACCTGATCAGCGGCGGCATCTTCCTCTATCCCCGGGACAAAAAATCCACCGACAAGCCCGAGGGCAAGCTGCGGCTCCTCTACGAGGCCGCCCCCATGGCCATGATCGTCGAGCAGGCAGGCGGCCGGGCCATCACCGACGATGGCCGCGACATTCTCGATATCCAGCCCACCGGTCTGCATCAGCGGGTACCGCTCATCATCGGTTCCAAAGAGGATGTGGATCTGGCGGAAAAGTTCTTCACCGGCAAGATGGACTAA